A region from the Linepithema humile isolate Giens D197 chromosome 1, Lhum_UNIL_v1.0, whole genome shotgun sequence genome encodes:
- the LOC136996849 gene encoding A disintegrin and metalloproteinase with thrombospondin motifs adt-2-like isoform X1 has protein sequence MFLISKLLIIFLLNETFAYIEQDIEKILLPAWNSSAKEIPLTLKIFGKVILLNLRRNERIVSSKFEAWKRDAKNITEELISQLYTSDPCYYFHKNHISTAAINFCQQHGWEGFVFLKHETLEIRPLQIDFASLTTIDDLCVKEVINISFGRPHLIKRTSRLSAGPNFRKFDNFKIKRRHVRNTQEKLTIELAVFFDEAAYRTFMPLLDKDEEKLRMMILAYVNNVQAMFHHPSLGVSIDISLVHLKIFDKQPSSLPVFDGNSVKLLKAFCKYAEARNPPDDNNPHHWDIGLYLTGVNIYEKSHSDLGRSFLGGVCKSNISCAIVEFGTANSITSGFTSSIAAAHEIGHVLGMPHDSVLCDYDKSIMSPSMGHGYMGWSRCSRFTAEELWITPKCLADHTRSEDALDHSSYYDSPGREWTAKAQCEIFFCDKDANVVSLLDICKSLQCETPHKNGHYFTGPALEGTNCALKKECRGGECVPIFEPPYILKYCEDDNWSKWKKSTCQSSCLVKSKGVKVKRRSCKHESNRTASCEEPYYDVVLCDDSLLCTEERKRIDSDIEIKCRLVNYFAKINNLTMTFELDIEPGWQAAHDDEKPWKACTIHCRLKNSSTLYAPRLEMNNFNMIPYFPDGTWCHKKDDENYYCRQHYCLPETYSYNG, from the exons ATGTTTCTCATATCGAAattgctaataatatttttattaaatgaaacgtTCGCATATATCGAgcaagatattgaaaaaatattattgccgGCATGGAATTCAAGCGCAAAAGAA ATACCACTAACtctgaaaatttttggaaaagtaATTCTATTAAACCTGCGTAGAAACGAGCGGATTGTATCGTCCAAGTTTGAGGCATGGAAACGTGATGCAAAAAACATTACAGAAGAACTTATTTCGCAATTATACACATCTGATCCttgctattattttcacaaaaatcatATCAGCACGGCGGCCATAAACTTTTGTCAACAACATGGATGG GAAGGATTCGTTTTTCTGAAACATGAAACATTGGAAATTAGACCTTTGCAAATTGACTTTGCGTCTTTGACCACAATCGACGATCTTTGCGTTAAAGAAgtgataaatatatcatttggCAGACCTCACTTAATTAAAAGAACATCGCGATTATCTGCTGGTCCAAATTTTCGtaaattcgataattttaaaataaagcgaCGTCATGTACGAAATAcgcaagaaaaattaactatagaACTGGCTGTGTTCTTCGACGAAGCCGCATATCGAACGTTCATGCCTCTTCTGGACAAAGATGAAGAAAAGTTGCGCATGATGATATTAGCGTATGTGAATAATGTTCAAGCTATGTTCCATCATCCTAGTTTGGGTGTTTCTATCGATATATCGTTGGTACATTTGAAAATCTTCGATAAACAACCGTCATCTTTGCCAGTTTTTGACGGTAACAGTGTGAAACTGCTCAAGGCGTTCTGCAAATACGCGGAAGCTCGCAATCCTCCGGACGACAATAATCCGCATCACTGGGACATTGGTCTTTACCTGACTGGAGTAAACATTTATGAGAAGAGCCATTCCGATTTAGGAAGATCCTTTCTCGGTGGTGTGTGCAAATCAAATATATCGTGTGCGATAGTCGAATTTGGTACTGCAAATAGTATAACATCGGGTTTTACGTCATCTATCGCTGCTGCTCATGAGATCGGCCATGT TTTAGGAATGCCACACGATTCAGTACTGTGTGATTATGACAAAAGCATTATGAGCCCTAGCATGGGACATGGCTATATGGGATGGTCCCGGTGTAGTCGTTTTACAGCTGAAGAACTCTGGATTACACCAAAGTGTCTTGCAGATCATACGAGATCGGAAGACGCCTTGGACCATTCGAGCTATTATGATTCACCCGGAAGAGAATGGACCGCCAAAGCTcaatgcgaaatatttttttgcgataaGGATGCAAACGTAGTCTCTTTGCTTGATATATGTAAATCTTTACAATGCGAAACGCCTCACAAAAATGGGCATTACTTTACGGGACCGGCGTTGGAAG gAACTAATTGCGCATTAAAGAAGGAATGTCGTGGAGGAGAATGCGTGCCCATTTTCGAACCGCCATACATTCTCAAATATTGCGAAGATGATAACTGGAGTAAATGGAAAAAAAGCACCTGTCAAAGTAGTTGCTTGGTCAAATCTAAAGGCGTTAAAGTCAAACGACGTTCTTGTAAACATGAAAGTAACAGAACGGCGAGTTGTGAAGAACCATATTACGACGTGGTTCTGTGTGATGATTCGTTACTCTGTACTGAGGAACGCAAGAGGATCGACTCagatattgaaataaagtGCAGGCTCGTGaactattttgcaaaaataaacaatttgacCATGACGTTTGAATTAGATATAGAGCCAGGATGGCAGGCCGCTCATGATGACGAGAAACCATGGAAGGCCTGTACTATACACTGCCGACTAAAAAATTCATCTACTCTCTACGCACCACGCCTTGAAATGAACAACTTTAATATGATcccatactttccagatggaACGTGGTGTCACAAGAAAGATGACGAGAATTATTACTGTCGCCAACATTACTGTTTGCCGGAAACTTACAGTTATAATGGTTAA
- the LOC136996849 gene encoding A disintegrin and metalloproteinase with thrombospondin motifs adt-2-like isoform X2 has protein sequence MINEQESIITNIPLTLKIFGKVILLNLRRNERIVSSKFEAWKRDAKNITEELISQLYTSDPCYYFHKNHISTAAINFCQQHGWEGFVFLKHETLEIRPLQIDFASLTTIDDLCVKEVINISFGRPHLIKRTSRLSAGPNFRKFDNFKIKRRHVRNTQEKLTIELAVFFDEAAYRTFMPLLDKDEEKLRMMILAYVNNVQAMFHHPSLGVSIDISLVHLKIFDKQPSSLPVFDGNSVKLLKAFCKYAEARNPPDDNNPHHWDIGLYLTGVNIYEKSHSDLGRSFLGGVCKSNISCAIVEFGTANSITSGFTSSIAAAHEIGHVLGMPHDSVLCDYDKSIMSPSMGHGYMGWSRCSRFTAEELWITPKCLADHTRSEDALDHSSYYDSPGREWTAKAQCEIFFCDKDANVVSLLDICKSLQCETPHKNGHYFTGPALEGTNCALKKECRGGECVPIFEPPYILKYCEDDNWSKWKKSTCQSSCLVKSKGVKVKRRSCKHESNRTASCEEPYYDVVLCDDSLLCTEERKRIDSDIEIKCRLVNYFAKINNLTMTFELDIEPGWQAAHDDEKPWKACTIHCRLKNSSTLYAPRLEMNNFNMIPYFPDGTWCHKKDDENYYCRQHYCLPETYSYNG, from the exons ATGATCAACGAACAAGAGAGTATTATAACGAAT ATACCACTAACtctgaaaatttttggaaaagtaATTCTATTAAACCTGCGTAGAAACGAGCGGATTGTATCGTCCAAGTTTGAGGCATGGAAACGTGATGCAAAAAACATTACAGAAGAACTTATTTCGCAATTATACACATCTGATCCttgctattattttcacaaaaatcatATCAGCACGGCGGCCATAAACTTTTGTCAACAACATGGATGG GAAGGATTCGTTTTTCTGAAACATGAAACATTGGAAATTAGACCTTTGCAAATTGACTTTGCGTCTTTGACCACAATCGACGATCTTTGCGTTAAAGAAgtgataaatatatcatttggCAGACCTCACTTAATTAAAAGAACATCGCGATTATCTGCTGGTCCAAATTTTCGtaaattcgataattttaaaataaagcgaCGTCATGTACGAAATAcgcaagaaaaattaactatagaACTGGCTGTGTTCTTCGACGAAGCCGCATATCGAACGTTCATGCCTCTTCTGGACAAAGATGAAGAAAAGTTGCGCATGATGATATTAGCGTATGTGAATAATGTTCAAGCTATGTTCCATCATCCTAGTTTGGGTGTTTCTATCGATATATCGTTGGTACATTTGAAAATCTTCGATAAACAACCGTCATCTTTGCCAGTTTTTGACGGTAACAGTGTGAAACTGCTCAAGGCGTTCTGCAAATACGCGGAAGCTCGCAATCCTCCGGACGACAATAATCCGCATCACTGGGACATTGGTCTTTACCTGACTGGAGTAAACATTTATGAGAAGAGCCATTCCGATTTAGGAAGATCCTTTCTCGGTGGTGTGTGCAAATCAAATATATCGTGTGCGATAGTCGAATTTGGTACTGCAAATAGTATAACATCGGGTTTTACGTCATCTATCGCTGCTGCTCATGAGATCGGCCATGT TTTAGGAATGCCACACGATTCAGTACTGTGTGATTATGACAAAAGCATTATGAGCCCTAGCATGGGACATGGCTATATGGGATGGTCCCGGTGTAGTCGTTTTACAGCTGAAGAACTCTGGATTACACCAAAGTGTCTTGCAGATCATACGAGATCGGAAGACGCCTTGGACCATTCGAGCTATTATGATTCACCCGGAAGAGAATGGACCGCCAAAGCTcaatgcgaaatatttttttgcgataaGGATGCAAACGTAGTCTCTTTGCTTGATATATGTAAATCTTTACAATGCGAAACGCCTCACAAAAATGGGCATTACTTTACGGGACCGGCGTTGGAAG gAACTAATTGCGCATTAAAGAAGGAATGTCGTGGAGGAGAATGCGTGCCCATTTTCGAACCGCCATACATTCTCAAATATTGCGAAGATGATAACTGGAGTAAATGGAAAAAAAGCACCTGTCAAAGTAGTTGCTTGGTCAAATCTAAAGGCGTTAAAGTCAAACGACGTTCTTGTAAACATGAAAGTAACAGAACGGCGAGTTGTGAAGAACCATATTACGACGTGGTTCTGTGTGATGATTCGTTACTCTGTACTGAGGAACGCAAGAGGATCGACTCagatattgaaataaagtGCAGGCTCGTGaactattttgcaaaaataaacaatttgacCATGACGTTTGAATTAGATATAGAGCCAGGATGGCAGGCCGCTCATGATGACGAGAAACCATGGAAGGCCTGTACTATACACTGCCGACTAAAAAATTCATCTACTCTCTACGCACCACGCCTTGAAATGAACAACTTTAATATGATcccatactttccagatggaACGTGGTGTCACAAGAAAGATGACGAGAATTATTACTGTCGCCAACATTACTGTTTGCCGGAAACTTACAGTTATAATGGTTAA